Below is a window of Chloroflexota bacterium DNA.
AGGCGCGCTCGGCATGCTTCAAGTGAGAATTCAATACGAGTCGTGCCAGCAGCATCGCGCATGCGGCCATCGAGCGGCCGACCAGGCCGGACACGCGGCAACACCAGCGAATATGCGTCGGCAGACGCGGTAAACAAATACAAATTCTCGCAATGGCGGTTTGCTGAATAGCCTTCCGGGGCTTGAAACTCGAATGGCGCGTGTCAATGCCATGTGAAGATGCGCGATTCGCTCGGCGGGCCGAGTGCATTGCCCGCCATATCGATTACCGTAACGTCCCACTTGAGCGCGCGCAGGTTCAGGTTGATGTCTTTGAAAATAGCCGGATCCACCTTCCAGCGGCTGTCTCGTGTATAGGTTCCCCGTGTTTCGGTGCCGTCGCTGCGGTTGACGAAGCGGAGTATCACGGCAAACTGCTGGCCCTCCTGCAAGCGCCCTTCCCAGACGAGAACAATCTCTGCATCCGGACCGCCGCCGTAGTCTACGCCGTCAGGCGGTAAGACCAGGCGCGGCGGCGGCACGGTCGGGCGCGGCGTGGGCGTCGGCGTGCTGGTCTGCGCCGTGGTTGGTGCGGGCGGCAATGTCGGCGTGGTCGTGCTGGTCGGCTCCGGTGTCGGCGTTGTCGTCGACGTGGCTGTCGGTCGCGGAGTGGCGGTCGGCGACGGGGTGAACGTCGGGCGCGCCCAAACCACTACGACGGGCGTCGGTTCCAGGGTTGGCACAAATCCGGTCATGGTGGCGGCCACACCCGGAACCAGCACAAATAGCACAATGCCCGCCGCCACGCCGAGCAGCACGCTCGCGATGGTTGGCCGTCCGCGCGAGTGCAGGTATCCAGGGTGATGCCCGCAATGCGGACAGACGGTCAGGCCGCCCAGTACGCGCCGGCCGCAGGCGCGACACTGCACGCGCTTGCGCGATGCGACCACTGGCTTAGCCGCCCGGCAGCAGGCGCTGCACGTCGAACACGGTGATGACCAGCATCAACAGCAACAGGATCGCCATGCCGACGAAGTGCACCACGCCCTCCAACTCCGGCTTAACGCGCTTGCCGCGCCGCAGCACTTCCAGCACAACGAACACCAGACGCCCGCCGTCCAGCGCCGGGAACGGCAGCATGTTGATGATCGCAAGGTTGACGCTCAGCAGCGCCGTGAACTGCATGCACGATTGCAGGTTGCGCCCGCAGAACAGCCCCGCGAACCCGGCGATCTGAACCGGCCCGCCGACCTCGGCCGGCGCCGTGCCATCGGCCATGCGCCGGAACCCGGTGAAGATCTGCGTGCCGGTGCTGATCGTTTCGTTGAACCCATATACGAGCGCGTCGAGTGGCGAATAGGATACGGTCTCTTCGCGAACAAACTGGAGCGTCATCGTGATGCCCATCCGCCCCTCGTTCTTGGGCGGGTGTACTCGCGGCGTCAAATAGACCGTCAGATTGTCCTTCGCGCGCTTCACGTCGATGCTGACCGGCTGCCCGGCGCGCTCAATCGCGGCGCGGCTGACGTCCATCCGGTTGACCACCGGTTGGCCGTCAATGCTCATGATGCGATCGCCCGCCTGCAGCCCGGCCATTTCGGCCGGCGATCCGGGAGCGACCGAGGCGACGTTGACGAACTCCACCGTGCGCGGCACGCCCATCAGCGCAATGACCATGAACAACACGATGGCCAGCACGACGTTCATACCCGCGCCCGCCGAGAGAATGACGGCGCGCTTCCATGCTTTGGCCGCCGCAAATGACTTTGGATCGCTCGGGTTCTCTTCGCCGGTCATACGCACAAAACCGCCGAGCGGCAACCAGTTCAACGTATAGTCCGTATCGCCGCGCTTGAACAACCGTACGGCGCGCGGCGGATAACCCAGCCCGAACTCCTCGACGCGCACGCCGGCGCGGCGGGCAGCGATAAAGTGCCCGATCTCGTGCACCAGCACCAGCACCGACAGGACGATCATGAAATACAGGATCGTCGTCGCAATATTTGTGATATTCGCAATATCCATGTGCCATCCCTTCCCGGCCGCTCACCAATGCACCGGCGCCTCGTTTAGCCGGTGTTATAGACCATACGGCCATTATAAGGGCGATACATTTTTCGACCGAATGACTCAGTCGCATCGCGGCGATAACCAGAAGCCTGACCCGCAGCCTGGGCTGTGCCAGCAACTCAAGCGCGGAAACTTGTCCAGCAATTCTCATTTTGGAGTCGGCCGCCAGGTTGCCTCCTCATCCCCTGGCCCCTGCTCCCCCGCGCGCGCGGGGGGGCAGGGGAAAAGCTAACGGGGAGGTGCGCAGCGGCGCAGCCGCTGCGCACCTCCCCTTAGAATCTCGCCCCCTCCCAACTTCGTTGGGAGGGGGTCGGGGGGAGGGCAACGCCGCTTTCTTGGCGAGCCAGCACGCGTGACAAGCACCAGGGGGCCAGTTCATAGCAAGCTGGCAATGGAAAGTACCCGTACAAAGCCAAAATGAGAATTGCTGAAACGTGTCACGGCTGGTTGCACCTCACCATAAGATGGGCTATAATTTTACCGGCGCGTCGAGCGCCAGAAATCATCCGACCCGATACCTTGCGTTCATGGTGCAACCCCGCATCAACAGTCTGCGCAGATGGCTCCGACCCGGCTTGCATATCAAACGCTGGATCGCGATGCTTATTCTCGGCAACTTGCTGTTGATCGGCGGTGTGGAAATACTGCTGCTGGACTTTTTCGGCGCGCCGGTGGCGGCGCCCTCTGCAGCGCTCGGCGTCTTCCGTCAGGTTCTGGTGGTCGGCGCCGTCGCCGGCCCGCTCCTGATTATCCTCTCGATCGTGCGCATCAACCAGACGTTGCTGGCGCCGTTCATGTCCGGCTCCGGCGCCAGCCTCGTCGGCGAACTCGAAACGTTCCAGGCGCGCCAGAGCGGACCCAAGATTGTCGCCATGGGCGGCGGAACGGGCCTGTCGACGCTACTGCGCGGCCTCAAGGAGCACACGAACAATATCGTAGCCATCGTCACCGTTGCCGACGACGGCGGCAGCTCCGGCCGGCTGCGCCAGGAACTGGGTGTGCTGCCGCCCGGCGACTTCCGACAGTGCATCGCCGCGCTGGCCGAGGACGAAGCGCTGACAACCGCGCTGTTCCAGTACCGCTTTGCCGAGGGCGATTCGCTCAAAGGGCACGCCTTTGGCAATCTGTTCATCGCGGCCATGGCCGGCGTCACCGGCAATTTCGAGACCGCCCTGTCCGAGTCGGGCAAGGTGCTCAAGATTCGCGGGCGGATCATGCCGTCCACACTGGATGATGTCAAGCTCGTCGCCGACCTGCGCGGCGAGCACGAGATCCAGCGCACGGTGGGCGAGTCTGAAATCGGACACAGCGTCCTGCCAATCGAGCGCGTATTTCTGGAGCCGGAGAACCCGCCGGCCTTCCCGGACGCCGTGCGCGCCATTCTGGAAGCGGACTTGATCGTCGCCGGTCCCGGCAGTTTGTACACCAGCGTGATGCCCAACCTGCTGGTGCCCGCGATCGCGCGCGCGTTGGCCACCAGCCGCGCGCCCAAGATTTACGTCGCCAATGTCGCCACCCAGTTGAGCGAGACGACCGGCTACTCGGTTCACGATCACATGAATGCCATCGAGCGGCATGTCGGCCGCGGTGTTTTCAGTCACATGCTGGTCAACGATAACCTGTCGCCGCGCCTGCCGGACGGCTACACGATCAGCATCCTGTCTCCCGAGGGGGAGGGACGCGGCTACGGGATGGTGCGCGCCGATGTCATCGACGCGCGCAAACCGTGGCGGCACGACGCGCGCAAACTGGCGCGCGCAATCATGGGCATAGTCGAATCGCGCCGCGGCACGCGGCCCGCCGAGGACGCTGCCGGCGCGATTCCGTATCCCTCCCGGAGGATTACCGAATGAAGACAGCCAAAGACGTGATGACGCGCAACGTGTACCTGATCGCCTCAACGGCGAGCGCGGGTGAGGCAAGCGCCCGCATGCAGCAGCACCATATCCATAGCCTGCTGGTCGAGCGCGACGGCGACCTCGACGCGTACGGCATCGTGACCGACACCGACATTGTCGGCAAAGTGATGGCCCAGGGCCGCGACCCGGGCGCCACCCGCGTGCGCGACGTGATGAGCAAGCCGATCATTACGGTGCCGCCGGACTGCTCGCTCTTCGACATGGCCCAGTTGATGGCGCGCAACCATATCAACCACCTGCCTGTCTTCGACGGCAAGCAACTGGTCGGAATCGTCAGTAGCACCGACATATTCAACGTCAAGTAGCCCGGCCCCGGCCGCGCACGCTGGGGGCACAATCCGCGGCGGCGCACGTCGCCGGCCGCTTCTACGAGGTAACGCACATGACCGTCAAAGTGGGCATCAACGGCTTTGGCCGCATCGGGCGGCAGGTATTCAAGGCGATCGAGCAACACTATGCCGGCGATCTCGAAGTCGTCGCCGTGAACGACCTGACCAGCAACGACATGCTGGCCTATCTGCTCAAATACGACTCGAACTACGGCCGCTATCCGGGCGAAATCAAGGTTGAGGAAGGCGCGCTCGTCGTTGGCGGGCGGCCGGTGCGCACGTACGCGCAGTTTGATCCGAGCAAGATCCCGTGGGGTGATTTGGGCGCGCAGATCGTCATCGAATCGACCGGCGTCTTTACGGACGCCAAAAAAGCCAGGCTGCACATGGATGCGGGTGCGCAGAAAGTCATCATCTCCGCGCCGGCCAAGAACGAGGACTTCACGGTCGTCATCGGCGTCAACGACGACCAGTACGACCCCGCGAAGCACCACATCATAAGCAACGCGTCGTGCACTACGAACGGCCTCGCGCCCGTGGCCAAGGTCATCCACGAGCAGTTCGGCATTCAGCGCGCCATGATGACGACGGTTCACTCATACACCAACGACCAGCGCATCCTCGACCTGCCGCACCCGGACGACATGCGCCGCGCCCGCGCCGCCGCGCTGAATATCATTCCGACCACGACCGGCGCCGCGCGCGCCGTTGCCAAAGTCATCCCGGCGCTCAAGGGCAAGTTCGACGGCGTGGCCATCCGCGTGCCGACCCCGACCGTGTCGATCATCGACTTGGTGGTCAACACCGAACGCGAGGCGACGCCGGAGTCGCTGAAGGCGGCGTTCCAGGCCTACGAGGCCGGACGCGGCAAAGGCATCCTGCAGTACAGCGAAGATCCACTTGTCAGCATAGACCTGAAGGGCGACGAGCACTCGACTATCGTTGACGGCGGCATGACCATGGTGATGGACAAGACGATGGTCAAGGTCTTCGCCTGGTACGACAATGAATGGGGCTACTCCTGCCGCGTGGCCGACCTGACCAGGCTGGTTGCGGCGAAACTCTAAGCCACCGCGCGGGGCGGCGCGCAACCGCCCCGCGCGCACCCACTCGAACCGCACACCGAGGAGAGACCATGACCCGTGTGGCCTTGAACGGCTTCGGGCGAATCGGCCGCCAGATCTTCAAGATCCTCTGGGCCCGCTTCCCGCAGTTGGAGATCGTCGCCATCGGCGTGACGGACCCGACCAAAACAGAAACCCGCGCCATCCTGCTGAAATACGACTCGGTGTACGGCCAGTTCGCGCCGGAGGTCGAGGCGCGTGTCGACGGCAAGAAGTCCGCACTGGTCGTCAACGGGCGCAGCGTTCCGGTGGTCGCGCGCCAGGAACGCTACGGCCCCACACGCTGGACGTCGTACGGGGCCGATATCGTGATCGACGCCACCGGCTACTGCCGAACGGCGGACCGGGCCCGGCAGCACCTGTCGCAGGGCGCGAAGAAGGTCATCGTCACGCAGCCGATGGAAGGCGAGGACGTGACGCTGATCATGGGCGTCAATCACGGCCAGTATGACCCGGCCCGGCATCATATCGTGTCGTCATCGACAGCCTCGACGATTTGTCTCGCGCCCGTCGCGCACGCGCTCCAGCAGCGCGTCGGGCTGCTCGAAGGCATGATTACCTCGGTGCATGCGATCACCAACGGGCAGTCACTGCTCGACAAGGTCCGCGACGACCCGCGCGCCTCGCGCGCCGCCGGGCTGAACATCGTGCCGACACGGACCACGGCGGTGGAGGAGGCGGCGCACATCGTGCCCTCGCTGCGCAACCACTTTCTGGGCTCGGCGCTGGCCGTGCCGGTGCCGACAGTCTCGCTGCTCGACCTGACGGCGCACCTGGCCGAGCCGCTGACGATCGAGGCGGTCAACGGATGCTTCCGCGTGGCCGCTGCCGGTGAGATGAAAGGCATCATGGATGTGACCGAGGAAGAGTTGGTATCGAGCGACTTCATCGGCAACCCGTACTCGGCTGTGGTGGACGCCAGGGCCACCATGGTGGCCGGCCCGCTCGTCAAGGTCAACGCGTGGTACGACAATGAATGGGGCTATTCCAATCGTGTCTGCGATCTGGCCGCATTGATCGCCATGAAGATGGAGCCGGCGGCGCCGGCCCGGGGCGCATAGGGAGCGCCGACCATGACCAAAACCCGCATTGCATTCAACGGCTTTGGCCGCACCGGCCGCCAGGCGTTCAAGGCCATTTGCGAGTCACACCCGGAGCTTGAGGTGGTGGCGGTCGCGATCCGCGACATGTCGCAGGTCGGCGTCATGGCCGCCCTGCTGGCGCACGACTCCAACTACGGCGCGTTCAACGGCACGGTCAAGACCGACGGGCGCAGCCTGATCGTCAACGGCAGGCCGGTGGCGCTGTGCGCCGCGCCGGTGCTCTCGCGGCTGCCCTGGCGCGAGCTCGGCGTGGATATCGTCATCGAATGCACCGGCGTCTTCACGAAAGGTTCCGAAGCGGCCGGACACCTCGAGGCGGGCGCGCGCAAGGTCATCATAACGGCGCCGGCCAAGAATGAGGACGTGACCATTGTGCTCGGCGTCAACGAGGAAGACTACATCCACGAGCGCCACCACATCATCTCGAACTCGTCATGCACGACGAACTGCCTCGCCACGACCGCCAAGGTGCTGCATGACGCGTTCGGCATCGAAGCCGGCCTGATGACGACCGTGCACTCGTACACGTCCACGCAGCAACTGCTGGACAAGACGGACAAGGACGCGCGACGCGCACGCTCGGCGCCGACCAACATCGTGCCGAGCACGACCGGCGCCGCCAAGGAGCTTGGGCGCGTCCTGCCGCAGTTGGCCGGCAAGTTCAACGGCCTCGCCATGCGCGTGCCGACGCCGACGGTGTCGATCGTGGACTTCGTCGCCCTGCTGAACCATCCCGCGACCGCCGACGGCATCAACGAGGCGTTCCGGCAGGCCTCGCGCACGCGCATGAAAGGCATCCTCGGCGTGAGCGACAAGCCGTTGGTATCAATGGACTTCAAGGGCGACCCGCGCTCGTCCATCATCGACGGGCCGCTGACGCAAAGCCTCGGCCAGATGATCAAGGTCTCGGCCTGGTACGACAACGAGTGGGGCTACTCCTGCCGCGTCGCCGACCTGGCCGACTTTGTCGCGAACAAGGGCTTGTAACCCGGACCGGAAAGCGAACGTTATGATCAATAAGCAGACTGTGCGTGATATAGACGTCAAGCAGAAACGCGTGCTCGTGCGCGTTGATTTCAATGTACCGCTCGACGGCGGCGTCATCAGCGACGACACGCGCATCCGCGCCGCCATTCCGACCATTCGCTATCTGGTGGACGCCGGCGCTCGGGTGGTGCTCATGTCGCACCTGGGCCGCCCGAAGGGCGTCGACGACACGCTGCGCCTCGCCCCGTGCGCGGCGCGCCTGGCCGAACTGCTCGGACGGACGGTGCAAACGGCGTCCGACTGCGTCGGTGACGACGTGACGGTCGCTGTCCTGGCGCTCAAGTCGGGAGACATCATCCTGCTCGAGAACCTGCGGTTCCACAAGGAGGAGGAGAAGAATGACCCGGCGTTCGCGCGCCAACTGGCCGCGCTGGGCGAGGTGTACGTCAATGACGCGTTCGGCACCGCGCACCGCGCGCATGCCAGCACCGAAGGCGTGGCGCACCGCT
It encodes the following:
- the rseP gene encoding RIP metalloprotease RseP, with the protein product MDIANITNIATTILYFMIVLSVLVLVHEIGHFIAARRAGVRVEEFGLGYPPRAVRLFKRGDTDYTLNWLPLGGFVRMTGEENPSDPKSFAAAKAWKRAVILSAGAGMNVVLAIVLFMVIALMGVPRTVEFVNVASVAPGSPAEMAGLQAGDRIMSIDGQPVVNRMDVSRAAIERAGQPVSIDVKRAKDNLTVYLTPRVHPPKNEGRMGITMTLQFVREETVSYSPLDALVYGFNETISTGTQIFTGFRRMADGTAPAEVGGPVQIAGFAGLFCGRNLQSCMQFTALLSVNLAIINMLPFPALDGGRLVFVVLEVLRRGKRVKPELEGVVHFVGMAILLLLMLVITVFDVQRLLPGG
- a CDS encoding YvcK family protein, which codes for MLILGNLLLIGGVEILLLDFFGAPVAAPSAALGVFRQVLVVGAVAGPLLIILSIVRINQTLLAPFMSGSGASLVGELETFQARQSGPKIVAMGGGTGLSTLLRGLKEHTNNIVAIVTVADDGGSSGRLRQELGVLPPGDFRQCIAALAEDEALTTALFQYRFAEGDSLKGHAFGNLFIAAMAGVTGNFETALSESGKVLKIRGRIMPSTLDDVKLVADLRGEHEIQRTVGESEIGHSVLPIERVFLEPENPPAFPDAVRAILEADLIVAGPGSLYTSVMPNLLVPAIARALATSRAPKIYVANVATQLSETTGYSVHDHMNAIERHVGRGVFSHMLVNDNLSPRLPDGYTISILSPEGEGRGYGMVRADVIDARKPWRHDARKLARAIMGIVESRRGTRPAEDAAGAIPYPSRRITE
- a CDS encoding CBS domain-containing protein gives rise to the protein MKTAKDVMTRNVYLIASTASAGEASARMQQHHIHSLLVERDGDLDAYGIVTDTDIVGKVMAQGRDPGATRVRDVMSKPIITVPPDCSLFDMAQLMARNHINHLPVFDGKQLVGIVSSTDIFNVK
- the gap gene encoding type I glyceraldehyde-3-phosphate dehydrogenase, with the translated sequence MTVKVGINGFGRIGRQVFKAIEQHYAGDLEVVAVNDLTSNDMLAYLLKYDSNYGRYPGEIKVEEGALVVGGRPVRTYAQFDPSKIPWGDLGAQIVIESTGVFTDAKKARLHMDAGAQKVIISAPAKNEDFTVVIGVNDDQYDPAKHHIISNASCTTNGLAPVAKVIHEQFGIQRAMMTTVHSYTNDQRILDLPHPDDMRRARAAALNIIPTTTGAARAVAKVIPALKGKFDGVAIRVPTPTVSIIDLVVNTEREATPESLKAAFQAYEAGRGKGILQYSEDPLVSIDLKGDEHSTIVDGGMTMVMDKTMVKVFAWYDNEWGYSCRVADLTRLVAAKL
- a CDS encoding type I glyceraldehyde-3-phosphate dehydrogenase; this encodes MTRVALNGFGRIGRQIFKILWARFPQLEIVAIGVTDPTKTETRAILLKYDSVYGQFAPEVEARVDGKKSALVVNGRSVPVVARQERYGPTRWTSYGADIVIDATGYCRTADRARQHLSQGAKKVIVTQPMEGEDVTLIMGVNHGQYDPARHHIVSSSTASTICLAPVAHALQQRVGLLEGMITSVHAITNGQSLLDKVRDDPRASRAAGLNIVPTRTTAVEEAAHIVPSLRNHFLGSALAVPVPTVSLLDLTAHLAEPLTIEAVNGCFRVAAAGEMKGIMDVTEEELVSSDFIGNPYSAVVDARATMVAGPLVKVNAWYDNEWGYSNRVCDLAALIAMKMEPAAPARGA
- the gap gene encoding type I glyceraldehyde-3-phosphate dehydrogenase → MTKTRIAFNGFGRTGRQAFKAICESHPELEVVAVAIRDMSQVGVMAALLAHDSNYGAFNGTVKTDGRSLIVNGRPVALCAAPVLSRLPWRELGVDIVIECTGVFTKGSEAAGHLEAGARKVIITAPAKNEDVTIVLGVNEEDYIHERHHIISNSSCTTNCLATTAKVLHDAFGIEAGLMTTVHSYTSTQQLLDKTDKDARRARSAPTNIVPSTTGAAKELGRVLPQLAGKFNGLAMRVPTPTVSIVDFVALLNHPATADGINEAFRQASRTRMKGILGVSDKPLVSMDFKGDPRSSIIDGPLTQSLGQMIKVSAWYDNEWGYSCRVADLADFVANKGL